From the genome of Candidatus Binatia bacterium:
GATGGCGCCCTGATCTATCTGAGCTACTTCGGCATCCTGCACTTGGATGAGGGCGCGATGCAGACGGTTACCGGCGGCGGCAGCAGCGAGTATGGAGAGCTGTATTTCTTTACGCAGCCGCGCTTCGAAAGCGGTGATCCGCGTTACGGAGCCTGGCTGAACCGCATCTTCGCGATCGCCCAAGGGAAGCTCGGCCCGTCGCGGGTCGACTACCCAATCTACCAGGTCGGTTGATTTCCTGCACCGCAGTCGCAAGGCTGTCGCCCCCCTGGAACCCCGAGCCTCCGGCCGGCTACGACGCTGGCGACGGCCCGTGGATTTCGTCGACCGCTCCGGTGGCTGGGTCGTACAAGACGTGGCCGATGTGGTCACGCGTGAAGACGCGCTGGCCATCGACGTACAGCG
Proteins encoded in this window:
- a CDS encoding DUF3237 domain-containing protein, encoding MGPRLELLMEYHATLKTPVEVGPGPFGMRQIFDVTGGGFHGPRLRGRILPSGADWLLIGPDGVGRLDVRATLETDDGALIYLSYFGILHLDEGAMQTVTGGGSSEYGELYFFTQPRFESGDPRYGAWLNRIFAIAQGKLGPSRVDYPIYQVG